A window of Deltaproteobacteria bacterium genomic DNA:
CCCCCGCCGCGAGCACCAGTCGGAGCCACGCGGATCCCACGTCATGCACCGCCTTCCTCGTCACCCACCTCACCCACCCCTGTGCAAGCCGCGCGCCTAGCAATCTCCCCGTGCGCCTTCGCTGTCCGCTCCAGCCGGAGTAGCGGCGGACGTCTGCCCCTTTCTGCGTGTAGTCCAAGCGGACGCCGCGGTCCAGAGCCCCCGAGCCTGGGCCTCGCCCCGTCGAGGCAACGGCATTGCGTGTACGCGAAGGGTGGGGCGCCGCGTGCGAAGAAGGCCACGCGCGGCAAGACGATGACGCAGCGCAAACGTCCGGGGACAGGCCCGGTAGCTCAACGGGCCGCTCGTCGGGCGCGCGCCCTCCGCCAGGCGATCGCGAGGATCGAGAGCGCCACCGCCAGGGCGGCGAGGCCGACCACCAGCGGGCGCCGGTCTCCGCTGCGTGCAATGACCGACAGCATGGCCTCCGCCACGACGGCGTGGTGCGTGCCGTCCCGGTCGTACTCGAACAACGCAAAGACCGGACGGTGGTCACCCGGCCGAGCCGCGACGTTCTGCACGACGACGGGCAGCGAAATCCGTCCGGATGCAGCCACCTCCGCAGGCCGGCTCTCGGGATCGGTCCTCAGGTCGAAGGGCAGGGCAACGACGAGGCGGCCGGCGACGCCCTCCGGGGTCGCGTTCTCGAGCGTCACGGCCGCGTGGCCGAGCCGCGACACGGGCTCGGCCGCGAGCGTCGCCCGCACGTCCGACGGTGGGGCGCCCGGCGTGCGGACCAGGTGGACCAAGAGCTCGGATCGCGCCTGGCCGTCTCGGGCGGTGTAGCGCAGGCGGATCGTCGCGGGGAACGTCCCCGGGCCGGGCGGCGCGGGCAAGGCCGTCCGCCACTCGTGAGCGGCGCCCGGGGCGATCGCCGCCACCCGCTCCGCCGCCACCGTGCGGTGGCGGTAGACGACCTCCGGCACGACGTCATGCACGGCCTCGGCGGCGGCGTTCGTCGCGCGCAGGCGGAGCGTCACGACGTCCCCGACCTGGCTCTCGGCTTCGAGTCGAAGCTGCGCTGCGGCCTGTCCGGCGACCGCCGCTCCCAGCAGCAGCGCGATCGCCGCCCGATGCACGGCCACGCTCAGACGGGCGCGCGGCCGCCGATGGCCGCGACGTGCTCGCGGACCACCTCGGCCGGACACCACTGGATGAACCAGTGGGCGGCGGCGACCAGGATCACGACGTCGTCGATCTCGCCGAGGAGGGGCAGCGTGTCGGGAATGAGGTCGAAGGGGAGCGCGACGTAGGCGAGCGCGCCGGCGAGGAGCGCCTTCGGCCAGATCGAGACGCGTGGGTCGCGCAGCAGGCGCCAGTAGAGCCGCACCAGGTTCGGCAGGTGGATCAGGAAGTCGAGTGCCCGAGGCCTCGCGGCGCGCGTGCTCTCGGCGCCCGTCGACATGACTGGCGTCAGCATACCCGTGTTGGCGACAGAGGCCAACGCCGGTCGGTCTTCGGCAGGGCGAGTCTGACCCCAGACGGTTTCCGAGGGTGAACAAAGGAGGCGGCAAGGTGCTGAAGAGTGCCCCCGGCGTTGTCAATCGCCTTCGGCGCGGTGGGGAGTTCCAGCACGCCAGCCATCGCCGTCACAACTGTCTCGTCTGGCCGCGACGTCGCGGCCGCTCGTCGATGCGGACGAGACCGTGGCGGCGCCAGCCGACGGCGGCAAGCCAGGTGCGTGCCCGGCCCACCGGCGCCGCCGCGGGCACGGCCGCGACGACGTCCCGCCACCCGTCGAACCACGGCGCCGACGAGCAGGGATCCAGGCCGCGTTCTCCCGCGCAGTGCTTCCGGCGATTCAGAAGCACATAAGCGATCGCGTGGCGCATTGCTCGCGGGGTGGTGAGCGCCCGTGCGTGATAACGGTCTCCCCAGACGGCGCCGCGCCGCCCGAGCGCACGGTTGACCGCCCGCGCCACGCGAATGGTGACGCCCCGGAGGCCGCGACCGAGCGCCCGCGTGTCGTCGGCCTCAACGATGCGATGGAGATGGTCGTCTTGCACACTGAAATGGAGGATCCGAAAGCCCTCGTGGGAGGCCGCACCGAGCGCACCGAGGACGGCCGGGAAGACCCGGCCGGCTCGCAGGCAGCGGACGGCACGCCCGCTGCGCAGGGTGACATGCACCGGGTGCGCGGCGGTGTGCGCGGGCCGCGCGCGGTGCGGGACGCTGGGACGGCGGCCCGGGGTGAGCTTTCGGCCGGCGCCGGCGCGGCATCCACCCCAGGTGCGTGGCGGCGGGAGGCAAAGCTGCAAGGCGCGCGCCATCTTGATTAGGCGGTATAGCACGCTAGCTAGCAAGTGTCAAGGCTGGCGGTCCGATTCCAGGAGGGAGTACTGACTCGTTTGGTCACCATAGCGAATCAAGCAGCTCGCCGACCCACTCCGAGACGCGGGTGCCCAATGCGACCCCGACGATGAGGCCGACAAACGGATGATGCCGGGGCGGCGAGGGCAGTGCGAGGCGGGCCATTTCAACGTGAGTCACTACCCCGGAGGAAGAGGTCGCAGTGGCCTCGGGGGATCGAAAAAAGTCCCCGCTGCCTCACGCCCTCGGCGGCGCCATCGGAGCCCGCCGCCCGACGTACGGCGTGGTGGGCGTGTTCCTGAAGATGCCGCGCCGCGGAGAACGTTGTGTTCTCCATCGGATGACCCACCTGCCGCCGTTCCGCCCTTGCTCAATGATCGAGGCCAGGCGCCGTTCCAGCCGAAGGGGGTCGAAAATGACCCACCGCCAAACGAGCCACTACCCGCTCTTCCGTTGGCAGGGGCGGGCGGGGTAGGAAGGATGCCCAGGGAGGACATGATCGTGGAGCAAATCCGGTTCGACGACATCGAGCGCCTGAAGTCGAAGATCAGCGACACGTTCAGCGACTGGAGCGAGCCGATCGAGGTCACCCAGGAGATGATCAATCGCTTCGCCGACCTGACGGGCGACCACCAGTGGATCCACGTGGACGTGGAGCGCGCCAAGCGCGAGAGTCCCTTCGGGGGGACGGTCGCGCATGGCTTTCTCACGCTCAGCCTCCTGCCGGCCATGCACGCCCGGCCGACGTGGCAGATCGCCGGCTTCGGGAACGCGACCAACTACGGCGCGAACAAGCTGCGCTTCGTGTCACCCGTACCGGCGGGCGCCAGGATCCATGCGCGCTCGCGCCTGATCGGCGTCGAGGCGAAGCCGCTCGGCACGCAGCTCACGCAGGAGCTTCACGTCCACGTCGTCGGCAAGGACAAGCCGGCCGTCATCTACGAGATGCTGGTGCTCTACCATCCGCCGATGACGCGCGCCTGAGCGCGCGGGCCTCAGGGATGAGGCTGGAGTGAATCCAACAGCGCCTCGAAGCCGGGCTTCGCCGCGCCGATCGTGGCCGATGGGCCGACGGCCTTGAAGAACCACGGCCCTCCCTCGCCTTCGACGACGGCGGCGAGCAGGCGGAAGCCGGGCCGCGGTGCGCTGCCCGGCGTGCCCCCGAGGTAGGTGCCGGGCAGATCCACCGCCGTGATGCGGAGGCCGCGCACCGTCCGGCTGGTGACGGTCGCCGCGTCGCGCGAGGCGCGGCCGTCGGGCCGGGTGAACTGCGCGTACCAGCGGGTGAGGTTGTCCTCGGCCGAGCCGCCCTGGCCCTTGCCGAAGAAGAACAGCACGAGCTCGCCGTCCTCGCCGTCTCCCGCGGCGCGCGGGATCCGGTACTGCGCGGCGCGCACGTCGGACGGCGCCGGCACGCGGCTCCAGTCGCGCGGGACCGCGAAACGGATGCCTGCCGCCTCCGTGTGCAGTGACTCCGCCGCGCCGCGCGCGGCGAACGCGAAGAAGAGCAGCGTCGCGACGCGGCGCATGCTCGTCCTGTAGCGCAATCGCCGCCCTCCGAGAAACCCCCGTGGCACCTGGCGGCAAGATTTCTCCTTGACACCTCGCGCCGGGATGTGGCTTCTGGCCTGCGCCGCATGGTCACCCTCGACTACGAGCAGGCCGCGCATCTCTATCGGCGCGCCGGCTTCGGCGCTTCGGAGGACGAGATCGACGCCCTCGTCGGGATGGACGCGGGCGCGGCCGCCGACCGCTTC
This region includes:
- a CDS encoding DUF1232 domain-containing protein, which gives rise to MLTPVMSTGAESTRAARPRALDFLIHLPNLVRLYWRLLRDPRVSIWPKALLAGALAYVALPFDLIPDTLPLLGEIDDVVILVAAAHWFIQWCPAEVVREHVAAIGGRAPV
- a CDS encoding MaoC family dehydratase — protein: MMPGRRGQCEAGHFNVSHYPGGRGRSGLGGSKKVPAASRPRRRHRSPPPDVRRGGRVPEDAAPRRTLCSPSDDPPAAVPPLLNDRGQAPFQPKGVENDPPPNEPLPALPLAGAGGVGRMPREDMIVEQIRFDDIERLKSKISDTFSDWSEPIEVTQEMINRFADLTGDHQWIHVDVERAKRESPFGGTVAHGFLTLSLLPAMHARPTWQIAGFGNATNYGANKLRFVSPVPAGARIHARSRLIGVEAKPLGTQLTQELHVHVVGKDKPAVIYEMLVLYHPPMTRA
- a CDS encoding DUF1800 domain-containing protein, whose translation is MVTLDYEQAAHLYRRAGFGASEDEIDALVGMDAGAAADRFLTFRASKSHTIGGDAEAAARSWLRRMLKKPPLQEKM